One window of bacterium genomic DNA carries:
- a CDS encoding NAD(+) synthase, which produces MARGRRFERDYGKLAEDLAGWIAGYVRGAGFSEVVLGVSGGVDSATSAALAAKALGAGGVHALLLPHAESDPDSETDGRLVCDQLG; this is translated from the coding sequence GTGGCACGGGGTAGGCGTTTCGAGCGCGATTACGGGAAGCTGGCGGAGGACCTGGCCGGCTGGATCGCGGGTTACGTCCGGGGGGCGGGATTCTCCGAGGTGGTCCTCGGCGTGTCCGGCGGGGTGGATTCCGCCACCAGCGCCGCTCTGGCCGCCAAGGCCCTCGGCGCGGGGGGCGTCCACGCGCTCCTGTTGCCCCACGCCGAGAGCGACCCGGACTCCGAGACCGACGGCCGGCTGGTCTGCGACCAATTGGGT